GCGCATTCTTCCCTTCTTTCCGGCATTCCTGGCCGGGATGAATCTCGTCGTGCTTGCCGACGACGCGTTCACCTACCTGCTGTGCTGGGAATTCATGTCGCTCGCGTCCTGGGCGCTCGTCATGGCGCACCACCGTGACCCGGACAATGCCCGGGCGGGCTATGTCTATCTCGTGATGGCGAGCTTCGGAACGCTGGCTTTGTTGCTCGCCTTCGGCCTGCTGTCGGGAGCCGCTGGCGGCTACAATTTTGCGGCCATCCGCGGCGTCCAGCACACGCCGTCCGAAGCCGCGCTGGTGCTCGCGCTGATGCTGCTCGGCGCCGGATCGAAAGCCGGCCTGGTCCCGCTGCACGTATGGCTGCCGCTGGCGCATCCCGCGGCACCGAGCCATGTCTCGGCGCTCATGAGCGGCGTGATGACGAAGGTCGCCATCTACGGATTCATCCGGGTCGCGTTCGATCTGCTCGGGCCGCCAAGCTGGTCGGCGGGTGTCGTCGTGCTCATCCTGGGCGGTGCGACCGCCGTCATCGGAATTCTCTACGCGCTGATGGAGAACGATCTCAAGCGTCTGCTCGCCTACAGCACGATCGAGAACATCGGCGTCATCTTCGCAAGCCTCGGCCTGGCGCTGGCATTTCAGGCGAACGGCCTCGGTCTGGCAGCCGCCCTCGCCTTCACGGCGGCGCTGTTCCACGTCCTCAACCATTCGTTCTTCAAGAGCCTGCTGTTCTTCGGAGCCGGCGCCGTGCTGACGTCGACCGGCGAACGCGACATGGAGAAGCTGGGCGGCCTGATCCACCGCATGCCGCTCACGAGCTTCGTCTTTCTCGTCGGCTGCGTTGCGATCTCGGCGCTTCCGCCATTCAACGGATTCGTATCGGAATGGCTGATGTTTCAGGCCGTCCTGCAGAGCCCCGACCTGCCGCAATGGCTGCTGAAGATCATGGTGCCGGCGGTCGGCGCCTTGCTGGCGCTGGCGGCGGCACTCGCCGCCGCATGCTTCGTCAAGGCCTTCGGAATCACGTTCCTCGGTCGCGCGCGGAGCCCGGCCGCGGAAGCCGCCGGCGAGGTCGATCGCTATTCGCTCGCTGCGATGTTCAGTCTCGCTGCGCTCTGCTTCCTCGCGGGCGTTCTGCCGGGCGTTGTGATCGACGCGCTCTCGCCGGTCGCGCAGGCCATGATCGGCCACCGGATGCCGGTTCAGGCGAACGACCCCTGGCTCTCGATCGTGCCGATCGAGGAGAGCCGCAGTTCCTACAACGGATTGCTCGTCTTTGTCTTCATCAGCGCTGCGGCCTCGCTTGCGGTGTATTTCATCCATCGCTTTGCCTCGCGCGCGATCCGGCGCGGACCCGCCTGGGGCTGCGGCTTCGACGATCCGACACCGGCGGCGCAGTATTCCGGAGCGAGCTTCGTGCAGCCGATCCGCCGCGTCTTCGGCACGCTGGTCTTCCAGGCCCGCGAGCATGTCGACATGCCCGCACCCGGCGACATGCGGCCAGCCCGTTTCAAGGTTGATATGCACGATCTGGTCTGGGAGCGCCTGTACACGCCCGTGACCGAAGCGGTGTGGTTTTTCGCCGATCGGCTGAACCAGCTCCAGTTCCTGACCATCCGCCGCTATCTCAGTCTGGTGTTCGCAACCCTCGTCACACTGCTGCTGGTGCTCGCGATATGGTCGTGATCTCGGACATCTTCGTTCAGCTTGGCCAGATGGCGCTTGTGCTGCTGCTCGCGCCGCTCCTGACCGGCGTCGTGCGCAAGATCAAGGCCCGCTTGCTCCGCCGAAGGGGACCGTCGATCTTTCAACCCTACCGCGACCTGCTACGGCTGCTGCGCAAGGAGGTCGTCCTCGCCGAAAACGCGTCCTGGCTGTTCCGTGTCACGCCCTATGTGACGTTCGCGGCCATCTGGGTCGCCGCAGCGCTGGTCCCGACATTTGCGTCCGGCCTGCAATTCAGCTGGAATGCCGACCTGATCGCGATCGTCGCCCTGCTCGGCAGCGCGCGCTTCTTCCTCGCGCTTGCCGGCATGGACGTCGGCATCAGCTTCGGCGGCATCGGCTCCAGCCGCGAGGTGATGATCGCCGCGCTCGCTGAGCCGGCCATGTTGTTGATGGTGTTCTGCGTCGCGCTGATTGCCGGCTCGACCCAGCTATCGACGGTCGCGACCTTCATGGCGTCATCCGAAGTGGGACTGCGCGTTTCGCTCGGCATGGCGATGATCGCACTGATCATGGTAGCGCTCGCCGAGAATGCCCGCATTCCGGTCGACAACCCGGCGACGCATCTGGAGCTGACCATGGTGCACGAGGCGATGATCCTCGAGTATTCCGGGCGTCACCTCGCCATGATCGAGTTCGGCGCCTTCCTCAAGCTGCTGCTCTACATCTCCCTGATCATCTGCGTGTTCTTCCCCTGGCAGATCACCACCGAAGGCGCGGGTCCGCTGTCCTATCTGGTGAGCGTCGCCGCCTATATCCTCAAGCTTGCGGTCGCAAGCTTCCTGCTTGCCGTGTTCGAGACCGCGACCGCGAAGGTGCGGGTCTTCCGTGTCCCCGAGTTCCTCGGCGCCGCACTGATGCTCGGCCTGCTCGGCACGCTGCTTCGGTTCGTGTCACGGGGCTTCTGATGCACAACCTCGCCTTCGACATCGCCCATCTGCTCGCCGGCGGGCTCGTCCTGATCAGCTTCATGATGCTCTACCAGGACCGCCTGTATGCGCTGCTGAACATCTTCGCCCTTCATGCGGTGGTGCTCGCAGCTTCGGTCGCCTGGCAGGCCTTCATCCAGAATGCGCCGCATCTCTACGTGACGGCGGTGATCGCGCTGGTCTTCAAGGCGACCATCATCCCGGTGGCGCTGCACCGGATCGTCAGGCAGCTCGGCATCCATCGCGATATCGAGACCTCGGTAGGTATCGGCTTGACCATGCTGGCAGGCATGGGGCTCGTCGCCCTTTCCATGATGGTGATGTTGCGCGTGACCGGCGGCGCCGATCCGCTGGCGAGGGAAGACCTCGCCTTCGCGCTGTCGGTGGTGCTGCTGGGATTGCTCGTCATGGTGACGCGGCGCAACGCCGTCAGCCAGGTCGTCGGCTTCATGTCGCTGGAGAACGGCCTGGTGCTGGCCGCGACCGGCGCCAAGGGTATGCCGCTCGTCGTGGAAATCAGCGTCGCGTTTTCGATCCTGATCGCATTTATCGTGATCGGCGTGTTCCTGTTCCGGATTCGGGAGCGGTTCGACACCGTCGACGTCGGTGCGCTCGATGAATTCAGGGGAGAGCGTCGATGACTGCTGCATCCGATGCCGTCGCCTGGGTTCTGCTGATACCGATCTGTGCCGCGGCGGTGCTGGCGGTGCTGCCTGGCTACCGGCTGACCGCGGGGATCAATATCCTGGCCAGTCTTGGCACCTTGCTGGCCGCGCTTTCGCTGCTCGTCATCGAGCGCCCGCAGCCCGGCCAATACCTGCTGATCGACGATCTCAACATCGTCTTCATCGTGCTCAACACCTTCGTGGGATTCACGACCAGCGTGTTCAGTGCGAGCTACATCGCCCATGAACTCGAAACCGGACGGCTGACGCCCGGCTACCTGCGATTCTACCATGCCATGTATCAGGTCATGATGTTCGGCATGAACCTCGCATTCGTGTCGAACAATATCGGCCTGATGTGGGTTGCAGTCGAGATCGCCACGCTGACCACCGTCCTGATGGTCGGCATCTACCGGACCCATGCGGCGCTGGAGGCGGCCTGGAAGTATTTCATACTCGGCAGCGTCGGTATCGCGCTCGCGCTGTTCGGCACGATCCTGGTCTACATGGCCGCGCTGCCGGTCATCGGCGAGGGTCAGGACGCCATGGTGTGGACGGTGTTGATCAGCCGCGCGGCGACGTTCGACCCGGCATTGCTCAACGTCGCCTTCATCTTCCTGCTGCTCGGATATGGGACCAAGGTTGGCCTGGCGCCGCTGCACGCCTGGCTTCCGGATGCGCATGCCGAAGGCCCGACGCCGATCTCCGCCGTGCTGTCCGGCCTGCTACTCAACGTCGCGCTCTATGCGGTGCTTCGCTTCAAGATCCTACTCGCCGCCAATCCTGACGCGATATCGCCGGGCCCGCTGATGGTGACGATGGGGCTGACCTCGCTGATGTTCGCGGCCTTCATGCTTTACCGCCGTCGCGACATCAAGCGGCTGTTTGCCTATTCCTCGATCGAGCACATGGGCATCATCGTGTTTGCGTTCGGCATGGGCGGACCGCTCGCCAACTTTGCCGGCCTGCTGCACATGGTGATGCACAGCCTCACCAAGTCGGGAATCTTCTACGCAGTCGGTCACATCGCGCAGGTGAAGGGCACGCAGCGGATCGCCAACATTCGCGGCCTGACTGAAACCCATCCCGCACTCGGCTGGAGCCTCGTGATCGGCGTGGTCGCGATCGCCGGTCTGCCGCCGCTCGGCATCTTCATGAGCGAATTCCTCATCGTCAGCTCCACCTTCGCGCGCCAGCCGCTGCTCGCCATACCGCTGGTGTTCGGCCTGCTGCTCGCTTTCGGCGCGCTGATCCTGCGCCTGACCAGCCTCGCGTTCGGCGAGCCGCGCGGCAATGCCGCGCCGGCGGATGCGTCCTATTTGCCGATGTTCGCGCATTTCGCGCTGGTGCTGACCGCGGGCATCTACCTTCCGGGACCGCTGGTTGTCTGGTTCCAGCACGTCGCCAACCTTCTGGGTTAGCGAGGGAGAGCGGGATATGGCGACATTGATCGATCTGATCCGGGCAGGCCACAAGGTCGAACGGCATCGTCCATGGCCGCGCGCAGTGGTGGACGCGGAAGTCTGGCGCTCCTCCGCCAGCGCCCTCGCCGACGGCGGCTTCAGCCTGCTCGGACTGTGGGGCGAGCCATCCTGCGTGCATATGGCGATTCTCGACAACCGCACATCCGATGTCGGTGTGCTCAGCCTGGATTGTCCCGATCGCCAATTCCCTTCGGTCGCGGCCCATCATCCTCCGGCGCTTCGATTGGAGCGCACCATCCACGACCTGTTCGGGCTGGTGCCCACGGGGACACCGGATCCCCGGCCATGGCTCGATCATGGTCGATGGCAATTGCGCTTCCCGCTGGGCGAGCGTCTCGATGCGTCAACGGATACGGCGCCCTATCGTTTCCTTCCGGCCGAGGGAGACGGCCTGCACCAGATTGCGGTCGGCCCGGTCCATGCCGGCATCATCGAGCCCGGACATTTCCGCTTTACCGCGAGCGGAGAGACGGTGGTCCGCCTCGAGCAGCGGCTCGGCTACACCCACAAGGGCGTCGAAGGGCTGATGGCCGGAAGTACTGTCGAGCAGGCCGCGCGGCTCGCCGGCCGGATCTCCGGCGACAGCACTGTTGCCTATGCACTGGCGTTCGCGCAGGCCGTCGAGGCCGCGCAGCGAATGGCCGTGCCGCCGCGCGCGCTGTTGCTGCGGGCGCTGATGGCCGAACTCGAGCGGCTGGCCAACCATCTCGGCGACATCGGCGCGATCTGCAACGACGCGTCATTTGCGCTGATGCAGGCGCATTGCGCCGTGCTGCGCGAGTCCGTGCTGCGCGCTGCCGACGCTGCTTTCGGCCACCGCCTGATGCGCGACCTTGTCGTTCCCGGCGGCGTGGCGCGCGACATCGCCGGCGATGGATCCAGCGCAATCCGCGCCGCGCTCGACCAGATCCGCCGGCATTTCCCGGCGCTGATCGAACTCTACGACAACACCGCCTCATTGCAGGATCGCACGGTCACCACCGGGGTCGTGACCGCGGCACTCGCCCGGCAATTCGCCGCCGGCGGCTATGTCGGACGTGCAAGCGGCCGCGACCATGACGCTCGACGCGCGCCCGGCTATCCTCCCTATGACGGTCTGCGTTTCGAAGTGCCCGTGCTCAGTGATGGCGACGTCAACGCGCGAGTCTGGATCAGGATCCGCGAAGTCGAGCAGAGCCTTGCGCTGGCGGACCAGATCCTCGCTGGCCTCGAGGCGGGCCCGATCAGAGTGTCGCTGCAAGCTGCGACGGAACCTTGCGAAGGCATGGCGCTGGTCGAAGGTTTCCGCGGCGATATCCTGGCCTGGCTACGCCTGAGCGGCGATCGGATCGAGCGATGTCATCTGCGTGATCCGTCATGGTTTCAGTGGCCCCTGCTCGAGGCAGCCATCGAAGCCAACATCGTGGCGGACTTCCCACTCTGCAACAAGTCGTTCAACTGCTCCTATTCAGGGCAGGACCTCTGAGGACCGGGGGCGATGCGCAAACTTCTATTCCAGAGCCTGTTTCGTCAACCATTGACCGAGCAAGCGCCGCGGCCGGACGATGCCGCGCTTGCAGAGCTCGCGGCCATGGTCGGCCATACCGCAAGGCGGCGTCTCGGCCGCAGCCTTTCGATCCGCGAAGTTGATGCAGGCTCGTGCAACGGATGCGAGCTGGAAATTCACGCACTGAGCAATGCGTATTACGACGTCGAACGGTTCGGCATCCGGTTCGTCGCCTCGCCCCGTCACGCCGACGTCCTGCTCGTCACCGGTCCCGTCACGAAGAACATGCGCGAGGCGCTCGAGCGCACCTATCGTGCGACCCCCGATCCCAAATGGGTCGTCGCTGCGGGCGATTGCGCCAAAGACGGCGGATGCTTCGCCGGCAGCTACGCAGTGGTGGGCGGGGTCTCCGCGGTCGTTCCCGTCGATCTCCACATTCCGGGTTGCCCTCCTTCTCCGATGGCCATTCTGCGTGGCCTGGTCGCCTTGCTCGAGGCGGTGGACTCTGGCGTCGCGGCGAGGTGAGAGCACGGAGAGAGACGAGTTGGCTGCGCCCGCAATGTCGCGGCGATGATCGCTAAAGCGCGATGAGATTGGGTTGAATCGTCATCGCGCTTTAGCTCCTTGTTTGAGCATGATCTTTTCGGAAAACCGCTTCACACTTTTCCGGATCATGCTCTAGCCGCTGTCGCGCAGCACCAGCTCGAAGCCGAGATCGATCCGGCGCTCGCCGCCGCGCTCCAGCGTCAGCGTCGCCGCGGTGCGGCCGATCGCATCGCCATGCACGCTGATCGTGCTCAATGTCGGCGAGATCAACTGGCCCATTTCGAGATCGCCGAGCCCGATCACGGCAACCGGCTGCGCCGCTGCGGGCCCGTCGCGCAGCAGGCCGGCCTTGCGCAGGCCCGACATGAAGCCGATCGCATGCGCATCGTTGGCGGCGAACACCGCATCGACACCGGGCAGGCGCGCGTGCGCCGCCACACTGCCGGAATCCTTGCGGTCCAGGATCAGCCGCCGCGGCTCGGCAAGACCGCTGGCCAGCGCCTCGTCCCTGAAGCCGAGCCAGCGCCGCGTGCCGCGCGGATCGTCGCCGCCGATGAAGGCGAGTTGCTTGCGCCCTTGCGCAACCAGATGTTTCGCGACGGCGACGCCGGCCTTGTAATTGTTGAAGCCTGCGACCGCATCGATCGGGTTGGCCGGCAGGTCCCAGGTCTCGACGATCGGAATCCGCGCATTGCGCAGCAGGCGGCTGCCCTCCTCCGTCGCGGGCGAGCCGACCATGATGATCGCCTCCGGCCGCCGCGACAGCAGCGCCGCCAGCATGCGGTCCTCGCGCATCGCATCATAGCGCGACTGCGCCAGGATCACGGAGAAGCCGAGCGGTTCGAGCTTGTCGGACAGGCCCTGCACGGTGTCGGCGAAGATCGCGTTGGCGATGGTCGGCACCAGCACGCCAACCGAATTGGTCCGCGCGCTCGCCAGCGCGCCTGCCACGAGGTTCGGGACATAACCGAGATCGCGCATCGCCCGCTCGACCCGCGCCCTTGTCTCCGGCGCGACCAAATCGGGCATCCGCACCACCCGGCTCACCGTGATCGAGGAGACGCCGGCACGCTTGGCCACCTCTGAAAGGGTGGGCGCGGCACCGGTCGGGCCGGTCTCGGGGTCGGTGAGGTCGGAGCTCATGGGCCGGACCCTGCACGATTCCAGGTTGCCAAGCCACGATGTTAGCGCTAGCATCGCCTTATGTTAGCGCTAACATGAAACAAATCGGGAGAAACGGTATGATTTCGGACGAGCAGGCCCAGGCCTACAAGCGCGACGGGGTGATCGTGGTCCCCGAGGTGCTCAACCAGGAGACCCTCGGCGAAGTGCGCACGGTGCTCGCAGAGCTCGTGGCCGGCGCGGCCAGTGTGAGCGAGCACACCGATGTCTACGACCTCGAGCCGGGCCATACGCCGGAGACCCCGCGGGTCCGCCGCATCAAGGCGCCGCACAAGGTGCATCCGATCTTCGACAAGATCGTCCGCAGCCCCGCCGTGATCTCGATCCTGACCAAGCTGATCGGCCCCGGGC
This Bradyrhizobium sp. CCBAU 53421 DNA region includes the following protein-coding sequences:
- the hyfB gene encoding hydrogenase 4 subunit B; this encodes MNPGVAQQIWCVAALLGTTALAIAASRSRRSTAIVYGATFAISLVALAGALFALVTQASATELVLPVGLPWLGSHFRLDALAAFFLAVVNLGGAAASLYGLGYGSHESAPQRILPFFPAFLAGMNLVVLADDAFTYLLCWEFMSLASWALVMAHHRDPDNARAGYVYLVMASFGTLALLLAFGLLSGAAGGYNFAAIRGVQHTPSEAALVLALMLLGAGSKAGLVPLHVWLPLAHPAAPSHVSALMSGVMTKVAIYGFIRVAFDLLGPPSWSAGVVVLILGGATAVIGILYALMENDLKRLLAYSTIENIGVIFASLGLALAFQANGLGLAAALAFTAALFHVLNHSFFKSLLFFGAGAVLTSTGERDMEKLGGLIHRMPLTSFVFLVGCVAISALPPFNGFVSEWLMFQAVLQSPDLPQWLLKIMVPAVGALLALAAALAAACFVKAFGITFLGRARSPAAEAAGEVDRYSLAAMFSLAALCFLAGVLPGVVIDALSPVAQAMIGHRMPVQANDPWLSIVPIEESRSSYNGLLVFVFISAAASLAVYFIHRFASRAIRRGPAWGCGFDDPTPAAQYSGASFVQPIRRVFGTLVFQAREHVDMPAPGDMRPARFKVDMHDLVWERLYTPVTEAVWFFADRLNQLQFLTIRRYLSLVFATLVTLLLVLAIWS
- a CDS encoding respiratory chain complex I subunit 1 family protein, which encodes MVVISDIFVQLGQMALVLLLAPLLTGVVRKIKARLLRRRGPSIFQPYRDLLRLLRKEVVLAENASWLFRVTPYVTFAAIWVAAALVPTFASGLQFSWNADLIAIVALLGSARFFLALAGMDVGISFGGIGSSREVMIAALAEPAMLLMVFCVALIAGSTQLSTVATFMASSEVGLRVSLGMAMIALIMVALAENARIPVDNPATHLELTMVHEAMILEYSGRHLAMIEFGAFLKLLLYISLIICVFFPWQITTEGAGPLSYLVSVAAYILKLAVASFLLAVFETATAKVRVFRVPEFLGAALMLGLLGTLLRFVSRGF
- a CDS encoding hydrogenase-4 component E — translated: MHNLAFDIAHLLAGGLVLISFMMLYQDRLYALLNIFALHAVVLAASVAWQAFIQNAPHLYVTAVIALVFKATIIPVALHRIVRQLGIHRDIETSVGIGLTMLAGMGLVALSMMVMLRVTGGADPLAREDLAFALSVVLLGLLVMVTRRNAVSQVVGFMSLENGLVLAATGAKGMPLVVEISVAFSILIAFIVIGVFLFRIRERFDTVDVGALDEFRGERR
- a CDS encoding hydrogenase 4 subunit F; the encoded protein is MTAASDAVAWVLLIPICAAAVLAVLPGYRLTAGINILASLGTLLAALSLLVIERPQPGQYLLIDDLNIVFIVLNTFVGFTTSVFSASYIAHELETGRLTPGYLRFYHAMYQVMMFGMNLAFVSNNIGLMWVAVEIATLTTVLMVGIYRTHAALEAAWKYFILGSVGIALALFGTILVYMAALPVIGEGQDAMVWTVLISRAATFDPALLNVAFIFLLLGYGTKVGLAPLHAWLPDAHAEGPTPISAVLSGLLLNVALYAVLRFKILLAANPDAISPGPLMVTMGLTSLMFAAFMLYRRRDIKRLFAYSSIEHMGIIVFAFGMGGPLANFAGLLHMVMHSLTKSGIFYAVGHIAQVKGTQRIANIRGLTETHPALGWSLVIGVVAIAGLPPLGIFMSEFLIVSSTFARQPLLAIPLVFGLLLAFGALILRLTSLAFGEPRGNAAPADASYLPMFAHFALVLTAGIYLPGPLVVWFQHVANLLG
- a CDS encoding NADH-quinone oxidoreductase subunit C, whose translation is MATLIDLIRAGHKVERHRPWPRAVVDAEVWRSSASALADGGFSLLGLWGEPSCVHMAILDNRTSDVGVLSLDCPDRQFPSVAAHHPPALRLERTIHDLFGLVPTGTPDPRPWLDHGRWQLRFPLGERLDASTDTAPYRFLPAEGDGLHQIAVGPVHAGIIEPGHFRFTASGETVVRLEQRLGYTHKGVEGLMAGSTVEQAARLAGRISGDSTVAYALAFAQAVEAAQRMAVPPRALLLRALMAELERLANHLGDIGAICNDASFALMQAHCAVLRESVLRAADAAFGHRLMRDLVVPGGVARDIAGDGSSAIRAALDQIRRHFPALIELYDNTASLQDRTVTTGVVTAALARQFAAGGYVGRASGRDHDARRAPGYPPYDGLRFEVPVLSDGDVNARVWIRIREVEQSLALADQILAGLEAGPIRVSLQAATEPCEGMALVEGFRGDILAWLRLSGDRIERCHLRDPSWFQWPLLEAAIEANIVADFPLCNKSFNCSYSGQDL
- a CDS encoding NADH-quinone oxidoreductase subunit B family protein; this translates as MRKLLFQSLFRQPLTEQAPRPDDAALAELAAMVGHTARRRLGRSLSIREVDAGSCNGCELEIHALSNAYYDVERFGIRFVASPRHADVLLVTGPVTKNMREALERTYRATPDPKWVVAAGDCAKDGGCFAGSYAVVGGVSAVVPVDLHIPGCPPSPMAILRGLVALLEAVDSGVAAR
- a CDS encoding LacI family DNA-binding transcriptional regulator; amino-acid sequence: MSSDLTDPETGPTGAAPTLSEVAKRAGVSSITVSRVVRMPDLVAPETRARVERAMRDLGYVPNLVAGALASARTNSVGVLVPTIANAIFADTVQGLSDKLEPLGFSVILAQSRYDAMREDRMLAALLSRRPEAIIMVGSPATEEGSRLLRNARIPIVETWDLPANPIDAVAGFNNYKAGVAVAKHLVAQGRKQLAFIGGDDPRGTRRWLGFRDEALASGLAEPRRLILDRKDSGSVAAHARLPGVDAVFAANDAHAIGFMSGLRKAGLLRDGPAAAQPVAVIGLGDLEMGQLISPTLSTISVHGDAIGRTAATLTLERGGERRIDLGFELVLRDSG